A window of Candidatus Paceibacterota bacterium contains these coding sequences:
- the efp gene encoding elongation factor P, producing MATITLREIKKGSVVVFEDQPYQVVDRSFRAKQQREAMATVIMRNLVTGKILEKNFQSSDTIEEVDLDETKAQFLYREGDEYFFMDQETYDQFSLNKSQLRGAENYLKEETELKIVKFNDLPVDIILPPEVNLKVIDAPPGVKGDTAQGGSKTVTLETGMTINVPLHINEGDVLVIKTKTGNFDRRE from the coding sequence ATGGCTACAATTACTTTAAGAGAGATCAAAAAAGGTTCAGTGGTCGTATTCGAAGACCAGCCCTACCAGGTTGTCGACCGATCCTTCAGGGCAAAGCAGCAGCGGGAAGCTATGGCAACCGTGATCATGCGAAATCTGGTAACGGGAAAAATCCTTGAAAAGAATTTCCAGTCTTCGGATACGATCGAAGAAGTGGATCTTGATGAAACGAAAGCTCAGTTCCTTTATAGAGAAGGAGATGAGTATTTCTTTATGGATCAGGAAACATATGACCAGTTTTCGCTCAACAAATCACAGCTGAGGGGCGCCGAGAACTATCTCAAAGAAGAGACCGAGCTCAAGATAGTCAAGTTCAATGATCTGCCTGTCGACATCATCCTTCCGCCGGAAGTGAACCTGAAGGTCATCGATGCTCCTCCGGGAGTCAAGGGCGACACTGCGCAAGGCGGATCAAAGACAGTCACTCTTGAGACCGGAATGACCATAAACGTACCCCTCCATATCAACGAAGGAGATGTCCTGGTCATAAAGACAAAAACCGGAAATTTCGACAGAAGAGAATAA
- the dnaX gene encoding DNA polymerase III subunit gamma/tau, producing the protein MSTVLYRKYRPTNFDEVVGQEHVVKTIQNAIKRGKIAHAYLFSGPRGTGKTTVARILAKTINCKDPVDGKPCNKCSVCVDMNQNRFLDLIEIDAATHTQVDKIRDLIEKINFAPTSGKYKVYIIDEVHMLSKGAFNALLKTLEEPPQHAVFILATTEAHKVPATIISRCQKFDFRRLKIGEIKKCLAEIAEKEGVKVEGKVFDFIATNSNGGLRDSQSLLGQILSLGDSEVTMKEVQEILAVVDIAKAIGLVDLIAEKKYSEAILYVNKINDDGYDSEQFAKSVVEYARKLILIKVSPGMKNKFSSELTEEQVAELEGISKKVTVSKLVRIIRAFIGAKEEIRSAILPQLPLELAICEINVAEEEDPAKSVIAGRVEKKAEASAAEKEKTEPKRSGVVQSIEKLQNMVKESIGFPKSSDIVPSVEAEPEKTAEEPPERVEVAGNNTFDLEAVKSEWCEILEEVKLHNHSLTAFLKTCQPVSVENNTIIISCQYSFHKDKLQKVSSKSIVEKVASEILKANVFLKFISKDDAQNMGYRIEEARAPKESSDLVNSALEMFGGEVVG; encoded by the coding sequence ATGAGCACTGTGCTATACAGAAAATACAGGCCGACGAATTTTGACGAGGTTGTCGGGCAGGAGCATGTTGTGAAAACCATACAAAATGCGATAAAGCGCGGGAAAATAGCGCATGCCTATCTGTTCTCCGGTCCGAGAGGAACGGGAAAAACGACTGTAGCGAGGATCCTTGCTAAAACCATCAATTGCAAGGACCCGGTCGATGGGAAGCCATGCAACAAGTGTTCGGTTTGCGTTGATATGAACCAGAACAGGTTCCTGGATCTCATTGAGATCGATGCTGCAACTCATACCCAGGTCGACAAGATCAGGGATCTTATCGAAAAGATAAATTTTGCGCCCACAAGCGGAAAATATAAAGTTTATATAATAGACGAAGTCCACATGCTGAGCAAAGGCGCTTTCAATGCGCTTTTAAAAACCCTGGAAGAGCCTCCGCAGCATGCTGTTTTCATACTTGCAACGACCGAAGCGCACAAGGTCCCCGCAACTATAATTTCAAGATGTCAGAAATTCGACTTCAGAAGGCTGAAGATCGGTGAGATCAAGAAATGCCTTGCGGAAATAGCGGAAAAGGAAGGCGTGAAAGTGGAAGGAAAAGTTTTTGATTTCATTGCCACAAATTCGAACGGCGGCCTCCGTGACAGCCAAAGCCTTTTGGGACAGATACTTTCTCTCGGGGACAGCGAAGTGACTATGAAAGAGGTCCAGGAGATCCTGGCCGTGGTGGATATTGCCAAGGCTATCGGGCTTGTGGATCTGATCGCGGAAAAAAAATATTCTGAAGCCATATTATATGTGAACAAGATCAATGATGACGGATATGACAGCGAGCAATTCGCGAAGTCTGTCGTTGAATATGCGAGAAAATTGATCCTTATAAAGGTCAGCCCCGGAATGAAAAATAAATTCTCATCCGAGCTTACTGAAGAACAGGTCGCTGAGCTTGAAGGCATTTCAAAAAAAGTTACGGTGTCGAAGCTTGTCAGGATCATCCGCGCTTTCATTGGAGCAAAAGAAGAGATAAGGTCTGCCATTCTTCCGCAGCTTCCTCTTGAGCTTGCCATTTGCGAGATAAACGTTGCCGAAGAAGAGGATCCGGCAAAGAGCGTAATTGCCGGCCGCGTCGAAAAAAAAGCTGAAGCAAGCGCAGCAGAAAAAGAAAAAACAGAACCGAAAAGGAGCGGCGTGGTTCAATCGATCGAAAAATTGCAGAATATGGTGAAAGAGAGCATAGGTTTCCCGAAAAGTTCCGACATTGTTCCAAGTGTTGAGGCGGAGCCTGAAAAGACCGCCGAAGAACCGCCGGAACGGGTTGAAGTTGCAGGCAATAACACGTTCGATCTTGAGGCGGTGAAAAGCGAATGGTGCGAGATCCTGGAAGAAGTGAAGTTGCACAATCACTCGCTTACCGCATTCCTGAAAACATGCCAGCCAGTCAGCGTTGAGAATAATACGATCATAATTTCCTGCCAATATTCTTTTCACAAAGACAAGCTTCAGAAGGTTTCCAGCAAGTCCATTGTCGAGAAGGTTGCGTCGGAGATCTTGAAGGCTAATGTTTTTTTGAAATTCATAAGTAAGGACGACGCCCAGAATATGGGCTACAGGATCGAGGAAGCAAGGGCGCCGAAAGAAAGCAGCGATCTGGTGAATTCGGCTTTGGAGATGTTCGGCGGAGAAGTGGTGGGATAG